A window of Ignavibacteriales bacterium genomic DNA:
ACGGTTTCGACGAGAGATATTTTGTGTTCTTTGAAGAGGTGGATTTCGCCCTCCGGGCCCGAAGAGTTGGCTTGCGAAGCTACTACCTTGCAACGGCTCCGGCTTATCACAAGGGGGGAGGAACAACCGACCAGATCAGGGCGACAAGGATGTTTTATTCCTTGAGGAGCAGGATCCTCTTCTTCTACAAGAACTTTGACGGAATGACTGCGACGATGGTTGCCGTTGCCACATTGTTCATCGAGCCGATCACCCGGATTCTGTTCGCGATCCTGAAGGGCTCGGGTGAAACAATCAGCGAAACCGTGAAGGGCTATGCCCGCCTATGGGGTGCGCTGCCGTTGCTGATGGTTGGGAGGGGAAGAAAGTCGGCTTGAGAACTGAGAAGCTTGTCGGACAGGTTGCCAACCTGTCGTGGCAGGGAGTCGGTTCAATGCGACCGGTGCCTTGACAAAGAGAACCGCAAAGGGCGCCAAGAAACGCAAAGGAAATATCAGCGCTTTGCGGATAACAGCGGTTCACTCTTAGCGCTCTTCGCGGTCTTTGCGGTTATTTTCTGACCTTGCATGAGGCGGACGGTGGTGGAATCTCTTTTTCGAAAGGTCAACCCAGGCTATCGCCATCGCTACGAGGTCTACAATGAACTGGTCTCGGGAGAACTCTCCAGCGATAAGGTTTGGGTGGATGTCGGGTGTGGCTGTAATGAAAATGTCGCGGTCTACGGAACCAAGACGAAACTCGCGGTCGGTCTTGACGCGATGATTCATCCGGAACTCGCAAACGCTCCTTTCATCCAGGCGAGTTTGCGCAGCATCCCCCTTCGTTCGGGTTGCGCAGATATTGTGACATTGAGAATGGTAGTTGAACATCTCGAAAAAATCCCCGGGGATTTTGAGGAGATCGAACGGATTCTGAAACCAGGCGGCAAGATGGTCGTTCTTACGACCAACAGCCTGAGCCCACTGGTGTTCTTCCCGGGTCTTCTGCCGTATCGCCTGAAGGAAGGATTGATCCGGAAAACTTTTCACACAGCCGCCGAAGACGTGTTTCCCACATTCCATCGATGTAACACGCCGGGTGCGATGAAGAACGGAATCGGGGAATTGAGACTCAGCACTCTTCAATTCCTGGAACAGGTCCCGCTGTCTTCTCCGGGCCTGACGATGGTCTTTGGTGGATGGTACATCATTGCGAGACTCCCGTTTCTGGCGCAGTTGAGAAGCACCATGCTTGCTGTATTTGAAAAAAGGAATTGAAGTGAAGATTCTGCTACTCAGCCGATACGACACACTCGGAGCAAGCAGCCGGTACAGAAGCTATCAATACCTGCCGTATCTCCGAAGCCGGGGCCATACGGTTCAGGTTGCACCGCTGCTCAGCAATCTCTATCTGCAGCGGCTGTATGCCGGAAAAAGCATGCCCGTGTTCGACGTGTTCGCAGCACTTGTTCACAGAAAGCTGCTCATGCTGCAGAAGAGGAAATTCGACCTCCTCTGGATTGAATACGAGGCATTGCCGTGGATCCCATACTGGATGGAGTCGATGCTCCTGTCGTCTTCGGTACCTTTTGTTCTGGATTATGACGATGCGATCTTTCATCGCTATGACCGGCATCCTTCTGCCGTCGTGCGGGCAGCCCTGGGGAAAAAGATCGATCACCTCATGAACCGGTCGAGCCTGGTTATTGCCGGAAACGAATACCTTGCATCACGCGCCCGGGAGGCGGGCGCGAAACGAGTGGAGATTTTGCCCACCGTCATCGATCTCGAAAAATATCCAGTGACGCCGGCGGCACAGTCCGACGAGTTCACGATCGGCTGGATCGGAACACCGAAGACGGTCCACTACCTGAACGAAATACGGGAAGCGCTGCAAGTCGTGGGCCGCGAAGGTGGAGCGAGGGTGGTGACGATAGGAGCGGAAGGAGTTGAATTGTCAGGTGTTCATTGTGAACACAGGCTGTGGAGCGAGAAGACGGAAGTGGAAGAGATGCAGAAGTTCGACGTTGGAGTTATGCCGCTCATCGACGGCCCCTGGGAGCGGGGAAAATGCGGACACAAACTGATCCAATACATGGGCTGCTCCCGTCCTGTTGTTGCCTCGCCGGTTGGAGTCAACAGCACGATCGTTGAAGAGGGAAAGACAGGCTTTCTGGCGTCGACGACGGACCAATGGGTTCGGGCGCTGAGAACGCTGAAAGAGAACCGTTCGCTCCGGTTGGAAATGGGGCGGAAAGGGAGAGGAAAGGTTGAGCAGAGCTATTCGTTGCAGGTCGCCGCACCGCGCCTTGCATCGCTGCTTGAAGAGTTTCAAAAGGGCAAACGCTGATGTGCGGAATATTCGGCATACTTTCGACGAACCCTTCCCATTTCGCTCATACCGCGGAACAGATGAAAGCTATCTATCATCGCGGACCGGATGAACAGGGGACGTGGGCGAACGAGCAGGTGTTTCTCGGCAATTGCAGGCTCAGTATCATCGATCTGGTGAGCGGGCATCAACCCATATTCAACGAAAAGAAATCGTGCTGCATCGTCTATAACGGTGAACTGTATAACTTCGAAGACTTGCGTCCGCAGCTGCAATCACGCGGACACCTGTTCACAACACATTCAGACACCGAAGTTGTCCTGCACGCCTACGAAGAGTGGGGGATCGATTGCCTCAAGAAGTTCAACGGCATGTTCGCGTTCGCCATTTGGGACGACGCGAAGCAAGCCCTCTTTGTCGCCCGCGACCGAATAGGGGAGAAACCTCTCTACTACTTCAGGGGACGAGATCGACTGGTCTTCGGGTCTGAAATCAAGTCGATTGTGGCAGATCCAACAATTCCGCGAGAGGTGAATCCGCGTGGACTTTCAAACTTCGTGACGTTTGGCCACTCCCTGGCTCCGGACACGATGTACAAGGACATTTTCAAACTTCTTCCGGGACATTACCTCATCGCGGCGGGAGGCAAGGTCGAAACAAGGCAGTACTGGGATGTCGGGGATGAGCCCCAGATCTCCGACGGAAAAGAACTCTCAGAAGAAGAGTATGCTGAGAGAATTCTCGCGCTGCTCGATGATTCGGTCAAGCGCCGGATGGTGGCCGACGTGCCAGTGGGCGCATTCTTGAGTGGCGGAGTGGATTCAAGCGCCATCGTCGCTTTGATGTGCAGGCATACACGTGAACGCGTCAAGACATTCTCGCTCGGTTTCACGATCGGCGGAGCGTATAACGAACTTGCCGACGCGAAGCGAGTTGCCGACTTCCTCGGGACCGAGCATCACGAGCTCCGGGTCGATCATCTCGATATGATCGGGACGCTGCAGAAGCTTGTCTATCAGTACGATGAGCCGTTTGGGGACGCCGCCAATTTTCCTGTCTACCTGATCAGCGAGTTTGCGCGAAAACATGTAAAAGTAGTTCTGGCCGGCGAGGGGGGAGACGAGCTGTTTGGAGGGTATCGACGGTACGCTGCCGACCTCATGGCGCAGAGGTACCAGAGACTACCCGGGCTCATCACCCGATCGCTGGTTCCGGCTCTTGTCGGTGCAGTCCCGCGTCTTCGCCGGACGAAACGCATAGCACGAACGCTGCCGATCTCTGATCCCGCAGTTCGTTATGGGGCGTGGCTTGAAGTGTTTTCCCGCGAGATGAGGGAAGAGTTGTTCCGGCCGGAATTCCAGAAAGAGATCGAGGGATACGACCCGACCTGGCCCTATCCACATTACTACAACCGTCAATTGAATGGTCCTCGATCGCTGGATCATCTCAACCGGATAATGTATGTCGATCTCAAGACGTGGCTGTCCGATACCTACATGGAAAAGGTGGATAAAGCCACGATGGCGGTCAGTCTCGAGGGAAGGCTCCCATTCCTGGACCATCGCCTCGTCGAACTGGCATTCCAGATTCCCGGGAAATACAAGATCCGCGGGACTTCGACGAAGATGATACTCAAGAAGGCAGTCAGGAGTCTGGTTCCTCCGGAAGTGCTGAAGAAACCAAAACATGGTTTCGCCGTTCCGACGGATCCCTGGTTCAGAGGAGAGCTCAAGGAGTTTGTTTTTCAAACGCTGACAGATGAGCGGGCTCGACGTCGTGGCTATTTCAACGCGCCCTATATCGAGAAGCTCTACAAGCTGCACAGCGAAGGGAAAGAAGTATACGATACGGCGCTCTGGTTCCTGCTCAATTTCGAACTGTGGAACCGGGTGTATATCGACCGGCAATCAGTGTAGTGTTTCCCGACATTCCCTGTGAAATGTATCGGTCTGGATTATCAAGGTTCTTAACGCAGAGTCGCGGAGTCCGCACCAGCCCGCCATGCGGTCTGGCGGGGAGGATCGCAGAGGAAAAGAGTCATAAACTCCGCGTTGCTCGGCGATCTCTGCGTCTCTGCGATGAAAGCATTGAAATGAGTTTTTGGCGATTGTGCGATAGAAATTCCAGAAAGGGTTGAAGAAATGGCTCATTTTCTCGTCACCGGTGGTGCTGGTTTTATTGGATCGAACATTGTCGCTGAGCTTGTGAAGCGCGGCGAACGTGTGCGGGTTCTTGACAACTTCTCGACGGGCAACCGTGAAAACCTCCGCCCGTTTGGCGATTCCATCGAGCTCGTTGAAGGAAGTCTGACCGATTTCGAAACCGTGCGAATCGCTGCACGTGGAGTGGACGTCGTGCTCCATCAGGGTGCGCTTCCATCGGTTCCACGATCGATCGAGCAGCCTCTCAACAGCAACGAAGTGAATGCCGGCGGGACCTTGAACGTCCTCGTGGCCAGCAGAGACGAGGGTGTGAAGCGTGTGGTGTTCGCTTCGTCGTCATCAATCTATGGCGACGTTGACATCGACCGGAAGCATGAAGGCCTTCCACCCCGGCCTCTTTCGCCATACGCGGTTGCAAAGATGGCTGCCGAGTACTATGCCAAGGTATTTTTCAAACTATACGGGCTGGAAGCTGTGGCGCTGAGGTATTTCAATGTCTTCGGCCCTCGCCAAAACCCGGACTCACAGTATTCCGCCGTGATTCCGAAGTTCATCAAGATGATGATGAATGGGAAGCAGCCGGTGATTTTTGGTGACGGTCTGCAGTCGCGGGATTTCAGCTACGTCGAAAATATTGTACTCGCCAACCTTCTTGCTGCCAGTGCTCCGCGCATGACCGGTGAAACGTTAAATATCGCGTGTGGAGAAACCCGCACTCTTCTCGATCTAGTCAACGGATTGAACAAAGCTCTTGGCACAACCATCTCGCCGATCTTCCAGCCGATTCGAAAAGGGGACGTGATGCACTCCCTCGCTGACATCTCGCTTGCAGAACGGACGATCAATTACAAGCCGACAGTTGGGTGGGAAGAAGGGCTCAAACGGACCGTGCAATGGTATGTCGAACTCGAAAAGGGCAATCGTGGAACAGGTGTTGCGTAGGCGGTCAATCCATCTGATCCGTGTCTTTTCCGTGTAAGTCCGTGGTTAATTTCTTTTTGCGTGAATCGCGCAAATTGTTGAGGGGAGTGAGTTTGAAAGCAGTAATCGCGGCAAATACATCCTGGTACCTCCAGAACTTCAGGGGAGAAATTTTTCGTGATCTGGCATCAGCCGGGACAGACGTCGTGGCCCTGGCGCCGAAAGACGAATGGTCGCCCCGGTTCGAAGAACTGGGTGCAAGGTACGTTGAGATCCGGATGAACCGTCGAGGGCTGAATCCCTTCGGTGATTTGCTCCTGCTCGCCCGATTGTATCGCATCTATTCCAAAGAACGGCCGGATGTGGTGCTCCATAATACGATCAAACCGGTGATCTACGGATCGCTGGCGGCCGGGTTTGCAGGTGTTGGCAGGATCGTGAACATGATCTCAGGGCTCGGATTCGTTTTCATCGGTGAAGGTTTGGTGCAGCGGATGTTGCGTCCACTGGTTCACCGGCTATACCGGCGCGCGCTGCGAAGATCCCATACGGTTCTGTTCCAGAACCCAGACGACAGGAAGTACTTCGTTGACCATCGTCTCGTCACCGAAGCAAAAACCGTAGTCATCCCAGGATCGGGTGTTGATACCGATCGGTTTCATTACGTCGGAAGCCCAAACGACAAGTCGGACTGCACGTTCCTGTTTGTGGGAAGGATCCTTAAAGACAAGGGAGTGCTCGAGTTTGTCGAGGCTGCGAGGATGACCAGAGAATCAAAACCCAATGCCAGATTCCAGATGCTGGGGAAAATCGACACCGACAACCCAACCCACATCGAGGGTTCGGTCGTCAGCAGTTGGGTCAATGACGGACTTGTTGAGTATCTTGGTGAAGCCGACGATGTTCGCGACATTCTCGGTCGCGCCGATGTGGTTGTCCTCCCGTCGTATCGCGAAGGGGTGCCGAGATCGGTCCTGGAGGGGATGGCGATGGGCAAAGCGATCATCACGACAGATGTCCCTGGTTGCAGAGAGACGGTGGAGAATGGCAGGAACGGGTTGCTGGTTCCGCCGCGGGATGCTGATGCGCTGGCAGCAGCTATGAAGGACATGATTGCTCATCCAGACCGGCGAGCAGCGATGGGCAAAGAGAGCAGAAAACTCGCTGAGGAACGCTTCGACGTGAGAAATGTGAACGAACAGATTTTCAGGGCGATGGGTCTCACGGCTCATCTGCAAGAAAGCGTACCTGCAGCCGCACAGAATCGGAATTTGAAATGATCCTTGTAACCGGAAACGTTGGATTTATCGGAACGTATCTCACGAAAGCTCTTGTGAAACAGGGCTTCAAGGTCCATGGGATCGATCTTCGGCCGCTGCGTGACTCCGAAGATGTCGTCAATCATGTGCAGGGGAATATCCTTGAGAAGGATTCTGTTCGCAAAGCCATGGAAGGCGCCGATTGCATTATCCACCTTGCTGCCGAACACAAGGACTTTGGCGTCGACAGAGACCAATACTATCGCGTCAATGTCGATGGAACGAAAATGCTGTTGCGAACTGCGTCGGAGATGAAGATCAACAAGTTTGTCTTTTTTAGCTCGGTTGCGGTCTATGGTGCTTCGCAGCCTTCATCTGATGGCACACTCCCGAATCCAAACAACGACTATGGCGCCTCCAAGCTGAAAACAGAGGACGCAGTCCGCGTATGGGCAGCGGAAGATCCGGCCAGGGAAGTCGTCATCCTGCGTCCAACGGTAGTGTTTGGACCGAGGAATCGTGCGAACATCTTCCGGCTCGTCAGGCAAGTCTGCGACAAGCAGTTCATCTGGGTTGGCAAGGGAGACAATATCAAGTCCGTAGCGTACGTGGAGAACCTTGTCGATGCGACGATCTTGCTACTGAACACGATGGCTCCCGGCGTGTTGACGCTGAACTACTCCGATCGGCCGCAGCTGACGACGAAAGAGATCGTCGATATTATCGCACAGAAGGCCGGAGTAACAGTCCCAAGCAGGAGAATTCCTCTGCCACTCGCTCTCTCGGTTGCGCGCGTGTTCGATCTGTTGGGCAATATCACTCGCCGGGATTTTCCGATTACGTCGGCGAGGATCCGGAAGTTCAATACGCCCACGTGTCACAATGCCGAAAAGATCTTTGCGATGGGCTTTCAGCCCCGGTACAGTATCGAAGAGGGGTTTGAAAAAAACGTCCGGTGGTATCTATCCAATAAAGGGGATCTCGATCTATCCGACACATTGGACTGAAAGCCACCTCAACTGTCATTCCCGCTCGTGGTTGGTGGCCAGCCCGCCAGCGGTCAGGCGGGGTATCCAGACTGCGTGTTCTGGACTCCCGATTGAAACATCCCCGAAAAGGAATTCGGGGCCCCGAGGAAAGTCCTCGGGGTAAACAAGT
This region includes:
- a CDS encoding class I SAM-dependent methyltransferase, with the translated sequence MESLFRKVNPGYRHRYEVYNELVSGELSSDKVWVDVGCGCNENVAVYGTKTKLAVGLDAMIHPELANAPFIQASLRSIPLRSGCADIVTLRMVVEHLEKIPGDFEEIERILKPGGKMVVLTTNSLSPLVFFPGLLPYRLKEGLIRKTFHTAAEDVFPTFHRCNTPGAMKNGIGELRLSTLQFLEQVPLSSPGLTMVFGGWYIIARLPFLAQLRSTMLAVFEKRN
- a CDS encoding glycosyltransferase family 4 protein, which translates into the protein MKILLLSRYDTLGASSRYRSYQYLPYLRSRGHTVQVAPLLSNLYLQRLYAGKSMPVFDVFAALVHRKLLMLQKRKFDLLWIEYEALPWIPYWMESMLLSSSVPFVLDYDDAIFHRYDRHPSAVVRAALGKKIDHLMNRSSLVIAGNEYLASRAREAGAKRVEILPTVIDLEKYPVTPAAQSDEFTIGWIGTPKTVHYLNEIREALQVVGREGGARVVTIGAEGVELSGVHCEHRLWSEKTEVEEMQKFDVGVMPLIDGPWERGKCGHKLIQYMGCSRPVVASPVGVNSTIVEEGKTGFLASTTDQWVRALRTLKENRSLRLEMGRKGRGKVEQSYSLQVAAPRLASLLEEFQKGKR
- the asnB gene encoding asparagine synthase (glutamine-hydrolyzing); protein product: MCGIFGILSTNPSHFAHTAEQMKAIYHRGPDEQGTWANEQVFLGNCRLSIIDLVSGHQPIFNEKKSCCIVYNGELYNFEDLRPQLQSRGHLFTTHSDTEVVLHAYEEWGIDCLKKFNGMFAFAIWDDAKQALFVARDRIGEKPLYYFRGRDRLVFGSEIKSIVADPTIPREVNPRGLSNFVTFGHSLAPDTMYKDIFKLLPGHYLIAAGGKVETRQYWDVGDEPQISDGKELSEEEYAERILALLDDSVKRRMVADVPVGAFLSGGVDSSAIVALMCRHTRERVKTFSLGFTIGGAYNELADAKRVADFLGTEHHELRVDHLDMIGTLQKLVYQYDEPFGDAANFPVYLISEFARKHVKVVLAGEGGDELFGGYRRYAADLMAQRYQRLPGLITRSLVPALVGAVPRLRRTKRIARTLPISDPAVRYGAWLEVFSREMREELFRPEFQKEIEGYDPTWPYPHYYNRQLNGPRSLDHLNRIMYVDLKTWLSDTYMEKVDKATMAVSLEGRLPFLDHRLVELAFQIPGKYKIRGTSTKMILKKAVRSLVPPEVLKKPKHGFAVPTDPWFRGELKEFVFQTLTDERARRRGYFNAPYIEKLYKLHSEGKEVYDTALWFLLNFELWNRVYIDRQSV
- a CDS encoding SDR family oxidoreductase; the encoded protein is MAHFLVTGGAGFIGSNIVAELVKRGERVRVLDNFSTGNRENLRPFGDSIELVEGSLTDFETVRIAARGVDVVLHQGALPSVPRSIEQPLNSNEVNAGGTLNVLVASRDEGVKRVVFASSSSIYGDVDIDRKHEGLPPRPLSPYAVAKMAAEYYAKVFFKLYGLEAVALRYFNVFGPRQNPDSQYSAVIPKFIKMMMNGKQPVIFGDGLQSRDFSYVENIVLANLLAASAPRMTGETLNIACGETRTLLDLVNGLNKALGTTISPIFQPIRKGDVMHSLADISLAERTINYKPTVGWEEGLKRTVQWYVELEKGNRGTGVA
- a CDS encoding glycosyltransferase family 4 protein; translation: MKAVIAANTSWYLQNFRGEIFRDLASAGTDVVALAPKDEWSPRFEELGARYVEIRMNRRGLNPFGDLLLLARLYRIYSKERPDVVLHNTIKPVIYGSLAAGFAGVGRIVNMISGLGFVFIGEGLVQRMLRPLVHRLYRRALRRSHTVLFQNPDDRKYFVDHRLVTEAKTVVIPGSGVDTDRFHYVGSPNDKSDCTFLFVGRILKDKGVLEFVEAARMTRESKPNARFQMLGKIDTDNPTHIEGSVVSSWVNDGLVEYLGEADDVRDILGRADVVVLPSYREGVPRSVLEGMAMGKAIITTDVPGCRETVENGRNGLLVPPRDADALAAAMKDMIAHPDRRAAMGKESRKLAEERFDVRNVNEQIFRAMGLTAHLQESVPAAAQNRNLK
- a CDS encoding NAD-dependent epimerase/dehydratase family protein, which produces MILVTGNVGFIGTYLTKALVKQGFKVHGIDLRPLRDSEDVVNHVQGNILEKDSVRKAMEGADCIIHLAAEHKDFGVDRDQYYRVNVDGTKMLLRTASEMKINKFVFFSSVAVYGASQPSSDGTLPNPNNDYGASKLKTEDAVRVWAAEDPAREVVILRPTVVFGPRNRANIFRLVRQVCDKQFIWVGKGDNIKSVAYVENLVDATILLLNTMAPGVLTLNYSDRPQLTTKEIVDIIAQKAGVTVPSRRIPLPLALSVARVFDLLGNITRRDFPITSARIRKFNTPTCHNAEKIFAMGFQPRYSIEEGFEKNVRWYLSNKGDLDLSDTLD